The Cyclopterus lumpus isolate fCycLum1 chromosome 3, fCycLum1.pri, whole genome shotgun sequence genome includes the window CAGAGAGCCCGAGAACAACAAACAGACCTCTGTGCTGCAAATATTCAACCCTCTTATGTTTCGAGCGAGAATGTGTTGTCGTATTCTGATTTACTGTAAGCCGGTAATAGTCACTTCAAATGTATAAAAGCACCAGTAAGAATGACAGAATCAACCAACAGTGTGTCTGCAATTACAACTGATTAACTAAGTTAAAATTGATCTCTCGTTtctgaattaattaattctgTCTCGTGCCAAATCATACCTGCCCACATACAAGCCGTTTCTATCATATTCGATTCTGttctattttttatatattcaagAACATTCAGATGCAATTGAATATGTGGGAAAGGGAGAAAAGGCCCGAGATTAATTTCAGAAGCCTAAAATCAATAAGTATATCACATCTACTTCAGCACACGATCCCATATTCACCTCGCGACGAACGGATCAATAAAATGGCGCTCAGCCTATTCTCtacaaattaatttagtttataGCTGTAAAGAATTGCTCATCTCCCAATCTTTTTTTGGTGGTGTTTTCCAAGAAAATCTCTActgttatatttttattttgtgctcaAGAGAAGCttgtcatttttattcatgtttttttcttttcttataaaAAAAGTTCTGATAAAACAAGACATGCTCAAGGAAAAGTGAATAGGAAAAATTAATGAACACAACTCAAGCAGACATTTGTTTTCCCAGTATAGCCAGTATAAATGTATCTTCCCTGATCCAAACCATCATCAATACGAATCAATAGGTAACTGAAATAGCAAAATAGTATTTGATCATCAGGCTGTGATGATCAAATACAAAACCATCTTTCTTTAAAACTAATTTGCAAAAATGAGTGATTAAATCTCCTCTTCAAccaacagacacagacacacacacacacacacacacacacacacacacacctacacgcacactcacctcacgcccacacacacacaagcacacatagcAGCAGCAGATGGGAAAACTGAAAAGTAATCAATTGCGATTACActgacgtgcacacacacgagcatgcacgtacacacacgtacgcaaAATCACGCACTTTCCATGTGGCCGCAGCCTCACTTTTCAAAAAGCCAAAAAGCGCATTTGTAGGTCATTGATTGTGCCCAATGTAAGAACAAAAATCCATTGGGTGTGTGAACGCGCACGTGCGATTTGGGCCTCAATGCGCGCCCTAATTGACTCGTGTGTATACCTCAGGGACAAATTAATACAGAGGTCTATCAGTTAATTAGAGCAACCTCAGTCAAGTCGGGGTTAGTTTACGACccaaacataaacacacgcacTCTCTTCTATTCTGAAACGAAGGCCTATAAtattaacaaagtaaaaggcaAAGCACATTTCACAGACTAAATAATGCATGACTTCAGcttttaaatgtagtttatCACACACTCTCCTAtgcacccacacccacacacacactctctctctcgctctgtttaCAAGGGCATCACCAAAAAGTCTGATGGGTCGCATTTAcaccaaaataaacacattcctAACGATTTCTGAGCGAAGGATCAGCTTACGCACACAGTCCAGCGGTCGATACTTCGAGGTAAAATGACATGAGCACTTGTTTCACACTACCCCAAAATCAGTGTAGAGACAGAAAAGGGATGCGTATTGATATCAGGCGACTCGTGTCGGTGCACGAGCACCCGCTTGGTAGATCTCTTTTCAACTTTAGCTTCTTGGCATATTGTTAAACACACGAATGTTGGATTTGACCATTCAACAGAGCCTCTAACCAGAAACCATGGACGTCAGTTCTACAAAATCATAAGGCATGGCCTCGTTCCTGCTTgcatctaaaaaacatttgacacacaGCATCTTTCATAAAGGTGTCATTTATGGAGACATTGTGTTGTAAACGTTATTTTGCTAAACAACTAACAACCTCGGGAATTTGTCCTGAATGCTACCCTGATGTGACTTTACATTATACTGCTGgaacatgtttagtttttttctctttgttatattaaaaacacacaacatcagTTTTAGTCCCCACCGCCACTGCTCAATATCGGGATCTGCTCCTCTGAGCTGATTAAACATGTGAGCTCTGTTTCTCTCGGCAACACATTGAGAagatcaaaacaaaaagggggcTTTACCGAGGCTTCGCTCACCTGCGAGCCTGAGTGAACTCATGCGTTGGAACTCAGGCTCCTGCAGCCACTTCCACATGCGGCGGAACGTCTCTCTACCGGACTTGAGTTTGGACCACGGTTTGGGGTTTCTCAGCAGGTCGGACAGGGTCCCCTGGGACCTGCACAGGACCCGCTGGGCAAAGATGGCCTGAGGGATGCTGTAGCGCTTCAGCTCTGTGGTGATCCTCTGCGCCACCTCTTTGGTATTCACCTCCTCCATCTGGCCCCCAGAAACACCACCCCCTCCACCGCAGCCCCCTTGCTGCCCCGGCCCGGAGGCCTGCTCCCGGCTGTTCCCCAGCCCCTGGCCGTGCCCCTGCGCACCAACGTGGGCGtgcgggtggtggtggtggtggaggccGTTGATTTGTACCATGCCCGCCGAGGAGCTCATGTGCTGCTCCGTGTGTCTGCCGAGCATAGCCGGGTGGTGAGCCTCAAACCCGCTGGGAGTGAGCATCTTCTCACCAGGCATGGCGGCACCGGGATGAGCGTAGGGGGGGATGCCGGCTTGGGATGTGTGTATGCTGGCCAGACCGGAGCCAGACAACGGGGAGAGGCTCTGGCCCATGCAGGGATCTTTGTGATGATATGCGGGATACAGACTGTTCATGGGCGCCAGACTCCGGTCCTCTCGCATCAACGTGAAGCTTCCGCTGACATTTCCGGGGATCCTCTGGtggggatgatggtgaggatgatggggatggtggtggtggtggtgatggggaGGAAACTTGTCGGACACGGTGGAGATTGGGGGTAAGGACTGCAGGGGAGTTAGGGTTGTGTAAGTGCTGCTCGCACTCATGCCTGGGGGGGCTTCACACATGCTGATGGCTGGGTGCAAGTGTCCGTGGTGACCGGGGTGATAGTCTCCGCCGTCCAGCAGGGTGGCCATGCCCATGGCGCGGTGGCTTAGACCCCGGGGGCTCGGACGGGCATGCGGACTGTGGCCACTCAGCAGATCTCCGTGACCCACGGACTCATGGCTCATTCCGTGCAGGTCGCCAATATCCATCGACAGTTGTGCGTTCATGATCCGGGCAGCGCTGTGGACAAACCATCTATCTGATCCACCGCAGTGATGTCCAGAAGTCCTCACGTCCAGTAAAGTTAAATcgttttgtttgttgatttttCTTCCTCTTGCCGGAGCCTCCTTTGCTATTGCCTCCTCTCTGTCCGTATAGTCACATATATATTCTCCTACCTCGTTGACGCTGTTTTGCAGAATGGAAATCCTTTTCCCGAATCCCGTTTTTTTCTTGATCTTTTCGTTgtcgttgtttttgtttattattattttttctgttttctgattCTCTTTATAATTCAAGCCCCCCCACCGCCAACCAGCTGTCCTTGCGCTCCGGTCGGGTGCCGCGCCATCTCTTTAGTTGTGTGTCTCCAACCCCTTTTCCACCGCAGCACAGATCACTGGCTACACATGCGCATTGGGAACACCCATCTCCTcccatactctctctctctctttctcgctctctctctttctctctctctctctctctcaaacgcacacgcgcgcacacacacagccccatAGCTGTGACGTCAGCTACCTTATTAAGGAAGGGAGGTATCTAACCACCTGCTTAACGCTATTCTCCCCTATAACCCATATCCAGCCTttactgaaatgtaaaaaatgcaaATAGACCGATCTCTGATAAAATCATGACAGTATCCACCAATATAAATGGAATGGATGCAGCGCCTAACGTTTGATTGCTATTTGTTGTTTGGAAAATGTCCCATTCATTATGGTCCTCCTTAAATTATTAAGTAAACTTCCGGGTTCATTTGGAGTTGATTTTTAACTAGTGAGGTCTGAGATTCGAAACCTCCAAACATCCAATTAAAACACACTTAATTCTTCGCACGAATACATGAAATTAGGCTCCCGACATTACAACAAAGCATACTGACTTAATATGCAGCTAAAGGTTTGCTAATAAAGTTGTGGATCCATTATTTCATTATCAGGCTACttcagctccccccccccccccgtcccgtcccgtcccgtcccaTTGCCAAATATGTGGCGGTTTAACCAAACGAAGAAGACAGTCGTACCTTCTCTTTTGATAGAAAAAGATGAGCAGATGTGTCTTTTGTTCAACCATTAGGCTTAACGAACCAAgcccagcagtgtgtgtgtgtgtgtgtgtgtgtgtgcttgtcctATTTGCAGATGGACACATGCATATTCAATCCCTAACTTTTGAGAATAATTAAAAGTGCAAACATTAGCTGGATCACAGTGACATTATAGAAATAAAACGCCAAcatgtaatttaataaaataagagaacatttatttttgtcgaCAGGAACTTCAAAATAATACAATTGCACACGTAcactcactgacacacatgAAAGCTTCCCTATGCAAGGCCGTGGAAGAAATGACATGCTGACTGACACATAACACGCCCGGTGTCCCCGTGTTGTTGTAGTGCATAATACTGCTCGAGTGTCAAACTCCCCAAACCTGCAGCCGGACAGAAGCCCGCCCGTGCTCACACGTCAGGGGCCGTTTAGCCTAATAGAGCGGTAGCGCAGGGCGTCCTCAGCCGGCCGAGGTGACAGCTTGCAGCGGTCAGTGTCCTGCTGGACCCCCCGCTGAATGAGGGACATGTCAAAGGTGACGCTTCAAGACTCCCAAAGCCAACATCTGCGGGGGGACAGATTAACCTTTCAGACTTTTCCCTGTCCTGGACCTGCTAGGGGCCCCGCATCTGTCAGGGTGCCCACAATGGACCCGGCGCTCGGTTGAACgagttaaataaaagaaaagaaaaaaaagagaagaagttaAACTGTCTCTGATGTGAAGTCAATGTCAACGgcgtgtgtgtgacgtgtgtcgAGACAAAAGAGCACTAATTCCTCGAAGTGTGGCTGTCCAACCGTGTAGTCCTGTGGACATAATAGACTTTGGAGGCAGGCAAATAGGGCTGACAACAGGGAACCAAACACACGGtgaattacatatttattttaaatcaggTATATCAGGCTTCATGACATGGGgaccattttaaattaatttgaattgaatccgatttataaacaatatatttctaATCTAACAGACTATATCTActgttttactttattcaaTACAATTAAATCAAACCATTTTCCATGAAACTATCTTTCTGAAAATATCCCCTTTTTTTCCGGCCAATTTATTCTGTTTAGATTTCGCTGCACACTCGGAGACAAGATGAGGAAAGACAGAGGCATATGAAAGGCCACGGTTTGGCCTTACATGGCAGCAAACCTCATCTACACATTCTCATGCGGATCGATATGCTCCTGCCTTGTCTGCACGACCTgagctgtgtgtttatgtgtgttggCTCTCTATGGCCATTGTGCCGAGATAGGCCTGCATGGCCCTATACGAGCCGGTGACATTTGCTTTGCAGAGAATACAAGGCTCGTGGTTATCTGAACACCTTCTGAAAGAGGATACATTTCAAgcggattcaattcaattggtACAAAGGAAAACGGTGTCACGGGCCAACAAAGTAGTGCAGATTTGGATATGCAGACGAGTTTGGAGggacaaaaaaaatgcattcttTCATTTTGTTCCCCATCATGAAGCTTTATATGAAACTGAGAAGTCTGTGCCATGTTAAAGGGCACCTGAAGGCACTGTGCCAATTACTGACAGGATTCGCAATGATTATTAATCAGGGATATCGTTCCCTTGAAGCCCATGGCAGCATATCGGAGCAGAAACAACATAATGCATCGCGGAGAGGACCGTGGATCAATATTTCGGCAGCTCTCCAAAGTGACACAGCGTTGCAAGCGTTATAGATGTTCAAAATGACGATTACATCTTGTTTAGGAATAAGCCACTGCTAAATGGCATCTGgtgaaacaacatttttataaatgagGCTACTTGAATTCTGCCTGTATGGTCATTATTGACGGAGGAACCGATATGATATAAGGGCGCATGCATGGGGAAACTGAAttagcctttttattttcttttataaatcACATCGCTTTTGTTTTATCCTTTTGAACCCACAAACGGATTTATTGATTCACCTTTTATTTCCCGTGAACCGTAAATATTGATTTTGTTCCCTCAAATCCTCCCAAAAATCAAGAATGTTGGAAATGTAGAAATTACAGATATGTTACATCTTAAAATATCTGAGCAGATATGAAATGCCTCCATATGTATACGCTCTTCTCTTTAAATGGGCATTGCAGTGTTTGTGGCTGGCTTTTACAGCATATTTGAAGTATAGGCCTTGAAACACCACACCGCGCCAATCAATACCGAATACAATTATAATTCCTGGAGGAACACAGGCTAAGGCCTTTGATTTGTTAGAataaacaaacttaaaaatatACGCTTTTATACATACTTTACTTGTGGCATTTTAGGCATTCGTGGGttataaatatagttttaagtAAGGCGATTATTTAAATGAGCTATATccgaaagaagaaaaaaacattcgtCCATTTAAACTAAATTAGTATTAAAGCTATGCAGATGGggttgtttaaatgtattttactttattctgaGGCGAAAACAGTAGAGTAAAAAAGTAAGCattgtgaataaaaaataaattaaacacaatTTGAACCTCACCAACAACCAGTTAGCAGCGACAAGCCAATAATTCAATAAGAGCTAAAGAGAGCTCGTCTTCTTCTGAAGCGGCTACAGTTTTAAATCCCACATTAGAGCTTTCAAGACGAACTGGTCTAAATGTGTGAGTATAAACATGTAACCaaacaggaacaacaacaaaaagtaataataaatcCACTTGATTTGTCTCGCCCTTGATTAAGGAATTTACTTTTTTCGCCCCTTATTTCCCCAATTAATATAAATGCCATCATGGACGAGCAGCAGATGCCggacctgctgccttgctcaggGGTAAATCAACGGCCTCTTCCCTCGTGTTATTCCGCGTCACTTGTTCTGATTCGTGCACTCATGTGAAATTAATAAGGCATCACGTTACATTAAGGTTTCCATATGCCGCCCAATTACTCCCTGTAACTTTGAGACTCCAATTATGACAACAAAACCGTGTTAACGATAGCCAAACCTGCCCCACCGTGATGCTCAAAATGTGCACTTCAAATCCAGATGACTCCTCATTCAAGCACAGCGAGACTTTATGAGCATCAATAATCTGTTTGGGGAAATTTAAAAGGTTCCACCAAATTTCAGTTGACATTACTAGAAATGTAGTTTGATgctaatatattgtattgttaaTCTAATTTATCTGCTTTGTTTTTTCGCCAtctttttaacaaaataaaggaTCATACTTttagatatataatattaaCATGGCTCTG containing:
- the onecut1 gene encoding hepatocyte nuclear factor 6, coding for MNAQLSMDIGDLHGMSHESVGHGDLLSGHSPHARPSPRGLSHRAMGMATLLDGGDYHPGHHGHLHPAISMCEAPPGMSASSTYTTLTPLQSLPPISTVSDKFPPHHHHHHHPHHPHHHPHQRIPGNVSGSFTLMREDRSLAPMNSLYPAYHHKDPCMGQSLSPLSGSGLASIHTSQAGIPPYAHPGAAMPGEKMLTPSGFEAHHPAMLGRHTEQHMSSSAGMVQINGLHHHHHPHAHVGAQGHGQGLGNSREQASGPGQQGGCGGGGGVSGGQMEEVNTKEVAQRITTELKRYSIPQAIFAQRVLCRSQGTLSDLLRNPKPWSKLKSGRETFRRMWKWLQEPEFQRMSSLRLAACKRKEQDHGRSERGSVSKKPRLVFTDVQRRTLHAIFKENKRPSKELQITIAQQLGLELTTVSNFFMNARRRSLDKWVDDGSGHPANSGPNACTKA